From the Bdellovibrio reynosensis genome, one window contains:
- a CDS encoding CAP domain-containing protein: MRSSKMRVLLSFALGLSLSACGNSFVPAKNLEVPNSSQTVTPDPVTETPAAPPETPEEVLDMSLCGDMNVSACQVLMITNKERAALGLPSLLANSKCINEAQYHAQDMATYGYFSHDGRNETTSERFARFGLSGVSWGENIASGYLTAAEVMVGWMNSPGHKKNIVSTYYKSLGVGYAVDSKGAPYWVQCFTGLPGD; encoded by the coding sequence ATGCGAAGTTCTAAAATGCGAGTACTTTTAAGTTTTGCCTTAGGCCTTTCTCTTTCAGCCTGCGGCAATTCTTTTGTACCGGCGAAAAATCTAGAAGTCCCCAATTCAAGCCAAACTGTGACACCAGATCCAGTGACGGAAACACCAGCGGCTCCGCCTGAAACTCCAGAGGAAGTTCTTGATATGTCCCTATGTGGCGATATGAACGTGTCAGCTTGTCAGGTATTGATGATCACGAATAAGGAACGAGCGGCCTTAGGACTGCCGTCTTTATTAGCAAATTCAAAGTGCATTAATGAAGCCCAATACCACGCCCAAGATATGGCGACATATGGTTATTTCTCTCACGATGGGCGTAACGAAACCACTTCCGAGCGGTTTGCGCGCTTTGGTCTTTCTGGAGTTTCCTGGGGTGAGAATATCGCTTCTGGTTATCTGACAGCCGCTGAAGTTATGGTGGGATGGATGAATTCTCCTGGGCACAAAAAGAATATCGTCAGCACTTATTATAAATCTTTAGGTGTTGGATATGCCGTGGACTCTAAGGGGGCGCCGTATTGGGTTCAGTGCTTTACTGGTCTTCCCGGGGACTAA
- a CDS encoding CvfB family protein, whose translation MVEIGQVNKLKVLRHVEFGVFLDGGSDGEILLPLRYMPDQCEPGDTVEVFICFDSEDRLIATTEMPFAKVGDFTHLKIKAIERVGAFLDWGLPKDLFLPYSEQTRELKVGQYVVVYIYLDKSDRISASMRLDRFVDKEPGKYTEGEAVDLFIASKTDLGFKALINGKHWGILYANEVFEPLYHGQKIKGFIKKLRPDGKIDLSLQQTGHKGAEDIGPKIIEALKNHGGFMPLTDKTDPEEIYKLFGVSKKKYKIALGGLYKKRLIAIEDKGIRLLTGSK comes from the coding sequence ATGGTCGAAATTGGTCAGGTTAATAAGTTAAAAGTTTTAAGACATGTTGAGTTCGGCGTCTTTTTAGACGGAGGCTCTGATGGCGAAATTCTTTTGCCTTTACGTTATATGCCGGATCAATGTGAGCCCGGGGACACCGTCGAAGTCTTTATCTGTTTTGATTCTGAAGACCGCTTGATAGCGACGACTGAAATGCCTTTTGCCAAGGTGGGGGATTTCACTCACCTAAAAATCAAGGCAATCGAACGCGTCGGTGCATTTTTAGATTGGGGTTTACCAAAAGATTTGTTTTTGCCTTACAGCGAACAAACCCGCGAACTTAAAGTGGGCCAATACGTCGTCGTTTATATCTACCTTGATAAAAGTGATCGCATTTCTGCTTCCATGCGTTTAGATCGATTTGTCGATAAAGAGCCTGGCAAATACACGGAAGGTGAAGCCGTTGATCTTTTCATCGCCTCTAAAACTGATTTGGGTTTTAAAGCCCTTATTAACGGCAAGCACTGGGGTATTCTGTACGCCAATGAAGTTTTTGAACCACTTTACCACGGTCAAAAAATTAAAGGGTTCATTAAGAAATTACGCCCGGACGGAAAGATCGATCTTAGTCTACAACAGACTGGACATAAGGGTGCTGAAGATATCGGACCAAAAATCATAGAGGCGCTAAAAAATCACGGTGGTTTTATGCCTTTGACGGATAAGACAGACCCGGAAGAAATCTATAAACTATTTGGCGTCAGTAAAAAGAAATATAAGATCGCTTTGGGTGGGCTTTATAAAAAACGCCTTATCGCCATTGAGGATAAGGGCATCCGACTTTTAACTGGTTCCAAATAA
- a CDS encoding beta/alpha barrel domain-containing protein, translating into MSMQKHPIIIQGGMGIAVSSWKLAKTVSLTGQLGVVSGTAINSVLVRRLQDGDKDGDTRRAMKAFPNQAIANQILATYFIEGGKEATKAYKRPPMFTVNSPKALLQLNIMASFVEVWLAKEGHSNPVGINLLEKVVLPNLSCLYGALLADVDYVIMGAGIPREIPGALDLLSENKVASLKVPVEGAVTGDETITSLDPAAVMDNVMPAKLKRPYFFPIVSSSVLAANLKKKATGEVNGFVVEGPLAGGHNAPPRGPMKLNERGEPIYGERDVVDLKEMAALGLPFWMAGSYATPERLKEVQDQGAVGIQAGTLFAFAKESGLADSIRDEVVQLIAKNDVPPEGFIFTDPLSSPTGFPFKAVRLGRTISDKDIYQKRKRICDLGYLRHAYKKPDNTVGLRCPAEPVDDYVKKGGKMEDTIGRKCLCNALMADIGMPQVQAGGEVEQPMLTAGDDLNLLGRILKPGQLSYSATEVIDYLLK; encoded by the coding sequence ATGTCTATGCAAAAACATCCGATCATAATTCAAGGTGGAATGGGTATTGCGGTTTCTTCTTGGAAACTTGCAAAAACAGTTTCGTTAACAGGACAACTTGGCGTTGTTTCTGGTACGGCAATCAATTCAGTTTTAGTTCGTAGACTTCAAGATGGCGATAAAGATGGCGACACTCGTCGTGCGATGAAGGCGTTCCCGAATCAAGCTATCGCAAATCAAATTCTTGCTACATATTTCATTGAGGGCGGCAAGGAAGCTACTAAAGCTTACAAACGTCCTCCAATGTTCACGGTGAATTCTCCGAAAGCTCTTTTGCAATTGAATATCATGGCTTCATTCGTTGAAGTCTGGCTAGCAAAAGAAGGCCATTCAAATCCAGTGGGCATCAACTTGCTTGAAAAAGTAGTTTTGCCAAATCTTTCTTGCTTGTACGGCGCTCTGCTTGCTGACGTGGATTACGTTATCATGGGTGCGGGTATTCCTCGTGAAATCCCAGGCGCACTAGATTTACTTTCTGAAAACAAAGTGGCTTCGTTGAAAGTTCCTGTTGAAGGAGCGGTGACTGGTGATGAAACTATCACTTCACTTGATCCAGCGGCGGTTATGGATAATGTAATGCCAGCAAAATTGAAGCGTCCTTATTTCTTCCCCATCGTTTCATCAAGCGTGCTTGCTGCGAACTTGAAAAAGAAAGCAACTGGCGAAGTCAATGGCTTCGTAGTGGAAGGTCCTTTGGCCGGTGGTCACAATGCGCCTCCGCGTGGACCGATGAAATTAAACGAACGTGGTGAGCCGATTTACGGTGAGCGTGACGTTGTTGATTTAAAAGAAATGGCAGCCTTAGGTTTACCATTCTGGATGGCAGGTTCTTACGCGACTCCAGAACGTCTTAAAGAAGTTCAAGATCAAGGTGCCGTTGGTATCCAAGCTGGTACTTTGTTTGCTTTTGCAAAAGAGTCAGGCCTTGCTGACAGCATCCGCGATGAAGTTGTTCAATTGATCGCTAAAAATGATGTTCCACCAGAAGGATTCATCTTTACGGATCCATTGTCTTCACCGACAGGCTTTCCGTTTAAAGCAGTTCGCCTGGGTCGCACGATTTCTGATAAAGACATTTATCAAAAACGTAAACGTATCTGTGACCTTGGTTACCTTCGCCATGCCTACAAAAAACCAGATAACACTGTAGGCTTACGTTGTCCGGCAGAACCAGTTGACGACTACGTTAAAAAGGGCGGAAAGATGGAAGACACCATCGGCCGTAAATGCTTGTGTAATGCTTTGATGGCAGACATCGGTATGCCTCAGGTTCAAGCGGGCGGTGAAGTTGAACAGCCAATGCTAACTGCAGGGGATGATTTGAACTTGCTGGGTCGTATCTTAAAACCAGGCCAGCTTTCATACTCAGCAACTGAAGTTATTGATTACTTGCTGAAGTAA
- a CDS encoding TolC family protein has protein sequence MKFLTLIFTAFLTASSAFAAPKTVVVNPTSLRTHYLNRNVGLAIALNDVQQAKVQVIQARANLLPSVNLGGVISSGAGFMLNSVSMLLPFLMPSNWMDLKESSHLLNAQGTSYYLAQLNGYASAYAIYQTIIGDMQLRSALFKQYQNFKAIEEQLRLPAESGIIPKEDYLQAQAQAQMALVQVSQIDELLKKEKASVRQMLGLELDQEIVFEPSRVTSSAAESQTPVALLEKIHESSPETQQIKSLITAAQYNKWSKGFSFLNGASLNSNRTGGSFSSIAGSGSVNLGFGYFPALELSNLHIEQMRLRKKELRLDQANLIETTLGSLEEAQKQLQAAIIAENNLRKVYDAEFMRYQNGITDILHVLQAGNSLTNSIVAKVKAETAVDTLRVSLHRMMISDQFAKIENCKIERQTGGGIKGKLGRIFKPEKYKVSLDQVCGN, from the coding sequence ATGAAATTTCTTACTCTGATTTTCACCGCGTTCTTAACCGCTTCTTCGGCATTTGCTGCGCCAAAAACAGTGGTTGTGAATCCCACTTCTTTACGCACTCATTACCTAAACCGCAACGTCGGCCTTGCCATCGCCTTAAACGATGTTCAACAAGCAAAGGTTCAAGTCATTCAAGCCCGCGCAAACTTACTTCCATCCGTTAACTTGGGGGGAGTGATTTCTAGCGGCGCTGGTTTTATGTTGAACAGCGTTTCTATGCTTTTGCCATTTTTAATGCCAAGCAATTGGATGGATCTGAAAGAAAGCTCTCACCTTCTGAATGCTCAAGGCACATCTTACTATTTGGCGCAATTAAACGGGTATGCTTCAGCTTATGCGATCTACCAAACAATCATTGGTGACATGCAATTACGCTCGGCATTGTTTAAGCAATACCAAAATTTTAAAGCCATCGAAGAACAACTTCGCTTACCGGCTGAATCAGGGATCATTCCAAAAGAAGATTACCTTCAGGCGCAAGCCCAAGCACAAATGGCATTAGTTCAAGTTTCACAAATTGACGAGTTGCTAAAAAAAGAAAAAGCCTCTGTACGCCAAATGTTGGGTTTAGAACTTGATCAGGAAATCGTTTTCGAACCAAGTCGCGTTACAAGTTCTGCAGCGGAATCACAAACTCCGGTGGCTTTACTAGAAAAAATCCATGAAAGTTCGCCAGAAACTCAACAAATTAAGTCTTTGATCACAGCGGCTCAGTACAATAAATGGAGTAAAGGTTTTAGCTTCCTTAACGGCGCTTCCCTAAATTCAAACCGCACGGGTGGATCATTTAGCTCCATCGCAGGTTCTGGTTCTGTGAACCTTGGTTTTGGCTACTTCCCAGCTTTGGAGCTTAGCAACTTGCACATTGAACAAATGCGCTTAAGAAAAAAAGAACTGCGTTTAGATCAAGCAAACTTGATTGAAACCACTTTGGGCTCCCTGGAAGAGGCACAAAAACAATTACAAGCCGCTATCATCGCTGAGAATAACCTTCGTAAAGTTTATGATGCTGAATTCATGCGTTACCAAAACGGTATCACGGATATCTTGCACGTTCTGCAAGCGGGTAACTCATTAACAAATTCAATTGTAGCAAAAGTAAAAGCGGAAACAGCTGTGGATACATTGCGCGTGAGCTTGCACCGTATGATGATCAGTGATCAGTTTGCGAAAATCGAAAATTGCAAAATCGAACGTCAAACTGGTGGCGGCATCAAAGGAAAATTAGGTCGTATCTTTAAGCCAGAAAAATATAAAGTCAGCCTAGATCAGGTCTGCGGAAACTAG
- a CDS encoding coiled-coil domain-containing protein — MTRKNLFFLVIAFIIGVSVWLYHVNRGMKETQSVLIERAESLPRREVRLPVVVSNAQTTSSPAIPSAEKEQLATEILALQDQLAAAREAREDRRQTLEGFRSQQRVQTEQQRTPANFTAQVQNTGMQINDFVTDLQNFDRRESEINRKAEDLLKLQDSQAQAARLQIDEDIRNQESTIRQVEEQLNYWQNVILFSPEREARIVDLQSLINLQREQLELLRQERVLISSQVVANNQAVLSEKDQRLSEIAQQREDIQETINELRQNILAMEREQTQIRTVRNSILSQINRAQRDFEAANNRVKTIEASLKEKADQLSTIQ; from the coding sequence ATGACAAGAAAAAATCTGTTCTTTCTTGTAATCGCTTTTATTATCGGAGTTTCCGTGTGGCTTTACCATGTCAATCGCGGCATGAAGGAAACTCAGAGCGTTCTTATCGAACGTGCGGAAAGTCTTCCGCGCCGTGAAGTTCGACTGCCGGTGGTTGTAAGTAACGCACAGACCACTAGCTCTCCGGCCATACCCAGTGCTGAAAAAGAACAACTCGCTACTGAAATTTTGGCTTTGCAAGATCAGCTTGCTGCCGCTAGGGAAGCACGCGAAGACCGGCGCCAAACCTTAGAAGGATTTCGTTCGCAACAACGAGTTCAAACAGAACAGCAGCGTACTCCTGCTAATTTCACAGCGCAGGTACAAAATACCGGGATGCAGATAAATGACTTTGTCACCGATCTGCAAAATTTTGATCGCCGTGAAAGTGAGATCAACCGGAAAGCAGAAGATCTATTGAAATTGCAAGATAGCCAGGCGCAAGCAGCCCGCCTGCAGATTGACGAAGATATTCGTAATCAAGAAAGTACCATTCGCCAGGTCGAAGAACAGCTAAACTATTGGCAAAACGTGATCTTATTTTCCCCAGAACGCGAAGCCCGCATCGTGGATTTACAATCTTTAATTAATTTACAACGGGAACAATTAGAACTTCTTCGCCAAGAACGTGTGTTGATTTCTTCGCAAGTCGTAGCAAACAATCAAGCCGTTTTAAGTGAAAAAGATCAACGTCTAAGTGAAATAGCTCAGCAACGAGAAGACATTCAAGAAACCATCAATGAGCTTCGCCAAAATATTTTAGCGATGGAAAGAGAGCAAACCCAAATTCGCACGGTAAGAAATTCTATTTTAAGTCAAATCAACCGAGCCCAAAGGGATTTTGAGGCGGCCAACAATCGAGTCAAAACCATTGAAGCCTCATTAAAAGAAAAAGCCGATCAATTATCAACGATTCAATAA
- a CDS encoding TonB-dependent siderophore receptor has translation MVKRKSPSILTALLIASSSFANAQTPEESTLNTISIKDSSYLSDVAGFGDATDQELPLSAKVITAKEIQETRAHRMADLLRLDASTTDSYNAAGYWDYISIRGFTLDNRTNFLREGLPISSETSIALENKERVEILKGLSGIQAGTSAPGGMVNYVVKRPTQNDLRTLRTDVTDKGNVLVAADAGGRFKTAPQFGYRFNVAHEELRPHLKSANGSRSMISLANDWQINSRSVLETDIEWSLRSQPSQPGLSLLGNTLPDPVDPTINLNNQDWTEPVRFEGLTATARYSLQVSENLSWSTIVGIQNLATDDYLAYPYGCSAEGNYDRYCSDGTFDIYDYRSLDESRKTNSLKTGLQFNAQTGEVQHKLNVGILASTLKEDNNPQAYNQTTGSGNVDGTARVPAEPAMDETGTDRESKVGELFIYDSAQFGSWKGWIGFRFSDVERSSVKTDGSEETSFHKNFTTPWAALSYDFDGITSYISYGQGVEAFVTPNKPGYTNPGQFIPDVVSKQLEVGVKGETNFKWSAVYFHITRPTVTDAEPIYRIDGDAIHQGLELSGAKDFGNWNVEGSGMYLQAKREGSTLAPQVNGNKPVNVPNYTLRAQTNYQVTQANGLALNARLTHEGERAVLADNSIMLPAWTRLDAGVSYKLNTEKQSSVRFAVDNIADTRYWKESPTQYGHIYLYPGEERTFSLSYFTNL, from the coding sequence ATGGTAAAAAGAAAAAGCCCGTCAATTTTGACCGCGCTACTAATCGCCTCTTCAAGTTTCGCCAATGCGCAAACACCTGAAGAATCAACTCTTAACACGATTTCAATTAAAGATAGCAGCTATCTTTCAGACGTTGCCGGTTTTGGTGATGCCACCGATCAAGAGCTTCCTTTATCTGCAAAAGTAATCACCGCTAAAGAGATTCAAGAAACTCGTGCGCACCGTATGGCCGATCTTTTGCGCTTAGATGCTTCAACGACGGATAGCTACAATGCTGCAGGATACTGGGACTATATTTCCATTCGTGGTTTTACTTTAGATAACCGCACAAACTTCTTGCGTGAAGGTTTACCAATCAGTTCTGAAACTTCCATCGCTTTAGAAAATAAAGAGCGTGTGGAAATCCTAAAAGGCCTTAGCGGTATTCAAGCCGGCACAAGCGCGCCAGGCGGTATGGTGAATTATGTTGTAAAAAGACCGACACAAAATGATTTAAGAACCTTGCGCACAGACGTGACTGATAAAGGCAATGTCTTAGTTGCGGCTGATGCTGGTGGACGCTTTAAAACAGCTCCGCAATTTGGTTATCGTTTTAACGTGGCCCATGAAGAGCTGCGCCCGCACTTAAAATCTGCAAATGGTTCGCGTTCTATGATCAGCTTAGCAAATGACTGGCAGATCAATTCCCGCTCGGTACTTGAAACAGATATCGAGTGGTCTTTGCGCTCTCAACCAAGTCAACCGGGTCTCAGTCTTTTAGGAAACACTCTGCCGGACCCTGTAGATCCGACGATCAATTTAAACAATCAAGATTGGACAGAGCCTGTACGCTTTGAAGGATTAACAGCAACAGCTCGGTATTCATTGCAAGTGTCAGAAAATTTAAGTTGGTCCACCATCGTTGGAATCCAAAACCTAGCGACAGATGATTACTTAGCATATCCTTATGGCTGCAGCGCTGAAGGCAATTACGATCGTTATTGTTCAGATGGAACTTTCGATATCTATGACTATCGCAGTTTGGATGAAAGCCGCAAAACAAACTCTTTAAAAACGGGACTGCAATTTAATGCACAGACTGGCGAAGTTCAGCACAAACTGAATGTCGGTATTTTGGCTAGCACGCTCAAGGAAGATAATAACCCCCAGGCTTACAATCAGACGACAGGAAGTGGTAACGTCGATGGTACTGCTAGAGTTCCAGCAGAACCTGCGATGGACGAAACAGGTACGGACAGAGAGTCAAAAGTTGGCGAGCTTTTCATTTACGACTCAGCCCAATTTGGTTCATGGAAAGGCTGGATTGGCTTTCGATTCAGTGATGTCGAAAGAAGCAGCGTTAAAACAGACGGATCTGAAGAAACAAGCTTTCATAAAAACTTCACCACACCATGGGCGGCTCTTTCCTATGACTTTGATGGCATCACCTCGTACATCAGCTACGGTCAAGGTGTAGAAGCGTTTGTAACGCCTAATAAGCCGGGCTACACGAATCCAGGTCAATTCATCCCTGACGTCGTTAGTAAACAGCTTGAAGTCGGTGTTAAAGGCGAAACGAACTTTAAGTGGAGTGCGGTATACTTCCACATCACTCGTCCTACTGTGACCGATGCTGAGCCCATCTATCGCATTGATGGAGATGCAATTCATCAAGGCTTAGAACTGTCTGGTGCAAAAGACTTTGGAAATTGGAACGTCGAAGGTTCAGGAATGTACCTTCAGGCTAAGCGCGAAGGCAGCACTTTAGCGCCGCAAGTAAACGGCAATAAACCAGTAAACGTTCCTAATTACACACTACGTGCGCAAACGAACTATCAAGTGACGCAAGCAAATGGATTAGCTTTAAACGCCCGCCTAACCCACGAGGGTGAGCGCGCAGTCTTAGCTGATAACTCTATTATGCTGCCCGCTTGGACAAGATTGGATGCAGGTGTCAGCTATAAACTAAACACTGAAAAACAATCGTCAGTAAGATTTGCTGTAGATAACATCGCAGACACTCGTTACTGGAAGGAATCACCAACTCAATACGGGCACATCTACTTGTACCCGGGTGAAGAAAGAACATTCTCTTTAAGTTACTTCACAAACTTATAG
- a CDS encoding acetyl-CoA C-acetyltransferase, giving the protein MRTRPVFVSGGLRTPFVKSMTTYMDVTSSELMSVTLQKLVQKYKLEGQLLGDVAFGAVMQSASDWNFTREVVQNSGLNPHTPGYNVQRACGTSLETANHMALKISAHQIDIGIAGGVDTNSDLPIMVSKSLSHKLVELNAAKSGMEKAKILASLRFSDLKPQLPAVVEPRTKLSMGEHTEKMVKEWMISRAEQDELAYQSHQKAAKAYDEGFYKDLVFEFKGLNRDGILRADTTIEKLGKLRPAFDKSDKGTLTAGNSTPLTDGSSAVIMTSEDAAKRLNLPLWARFVDCQASAVNYVAGEGLLMAPTIAVSEMLKRNNLSFDDFDYFEIHEAFAGQVLCTLKAWESDDYCKKVLGRSIALGPIDRSKMNVKGGSVAVGHPFGATGARIVASLSKMLHEKGSKGRGLISICTAGGMGVAAILESV; this is encoded by the coding sequence ATGCGCACAAGACCGGTCTTTGTTTCAGGAGGCTTAAGAACTCCTTTCGTTAAATCAATGACGACTTACATGGACGTGACAAGTTCAGAACTGATGTCAGTCACTTTACAAAAGCTTGTGCAAAAATATAAATTAGAAGGTCAACTTTTAGGTGACGTCGCATTTGGTGCCGTCATGCAAAGTGCATCTGATTGGAATTTCACGCGAGAGGTTGTACAGAACTCGGGCTTAAATCCCCACACTCCTGGTTACAACGTGCAAAGAGCTTGCGGCACTAGTTTAGAAACTGCCAATCATATGGCACTAAAAATTTCTGCCCACCAAATTGATATTGGTATTGCCGGTGGTGTTGATACCAACAGCGATTTGCCGATCATGGTTTCAAAAAGTCTGTCCCATAAGCTTGTTGAGTTAAACGCAGCAAAAAGCGGAATGGAAAAAGCCAAAATTTTGGCATCACTGCGTTTTTCAGATTTGAAACCGCAGCTTCCAGCAGTGGTCGAACCCCGCACTAAACTTTCTATGGGTGAACACACTGAAAAAATGGTGAAAGAATGGATGATCAGCCGCGCCGAACAGGACGAGCTGGCTTATCAAAGTCATCAAAAGGCCGCTAAAGCTTACGATGAAGGTTTTTATAAGGATCTTGTTTTCGAATTTAAAGGTTTGAATCGCGATGGCATTCTTCGCGCTGATACAACGATTGAAAAATTAGGAAAGTTAAGACCTGCTTTTGATAAATCAGATAAAGGAACATTGACTGCGGGGAACTCTACCCCGCTGACTGATGGTTCTTCGGCTGTGATCATGACTTCTGAAGACGCAGCCAAACGTTTGAACCTTCCTTTGTGGGCGCGCTTCGTGGACTGCCAGGCTTCTGCCGTCAATTATGTGGCCGGTGAAGGTTTACTGATGGCACCCACTATCGCTGTCAGCGAAATGCTTAAAAGAAATAACTTAAGCTTTGATGATTTTGATTATTTCGAAATCCATGAAGCCTTCGCAGGCCAAGTTCTTTGCACCTTAAAAGCCTGGGAATCTGATGATTATTGTAAAAAAGTCTTAGGCAGATCTATTGCGTTAGGGCCCATTGATCGCTCTAAAATGAATGTGAAAGGCGGCAGTGTGGCGGTAGGTCATCCGTTCGGCGCCACTGGGGCAAGGATTGTTGCAAGCTTATCGAAAATGCTGCACGAAAAAGGCAGCAAAGGCCGAGGATTAATCTCGATTTGCACGGCTGGAGGAATGGGCGTCGCTGCTATTTTGGAGTCCGTATAG
- the dbpA gene encoding ATP-dependent RNA helicase DbpA, which yields MTTPQTFEFSSLQISSDLITVAQELGFKNLTPIQAASIPYLLQGKDLIGQAQTGSGKTAAFALPILNNIDLENRQVQALVLCPTRELATQVVAEFRRWGRRHNGLQVLALVGGIPGREQAEALDKGVHIAVGTPGRVMDMLERGRMELDSLKTLVLDEADKMLDMGFENEIKTVMKFAPAQRQTVFFSATYPDSIQALSKRYQKDPRSVVIDEAKDGAAQIEQIIYETTPDDKHSTLMRILQQHPAETTLVFCNMKNTVSELAQSIEEQGVSCAALHGDLDQRARDRILALFRNGSYRILIATDVAARGLDIENLDLVVNYDFPLTPDTYVHRIGRTGRAGRKGTAVTMCYAKDTLKILELEKAAGAKFLRKNLGFKNQHGLGKSFQETAMKTLVISGGRKDKLRPGDILGALTGDAGLESSDIGKIEIQDRFAYVAINSKKVDDALEYLRGGKIKGKKFPVKLAK from the coding sequence ATGACAACGCCTCAGACCTTTGAGTTTTCTTCACTTCAAATTTCAAGTGATCTAATAACCGTCGCCCAAGAATTAGGTTTTAAAAACCTGACACCTATTCAGGCGGCCAGTATTCCCTATTTGCTTCAAGGAAAAGATCTTATCGGTCAAGCGCAAACCGGTAGTGGAAAGACAGCTGCGTTCGCGTTGCCTATCTTAAACAACATCGATCTTGAAAATCGTCAGGTGCAAGCTTTAGTGCTTTGCCCTACGCGTGAACTAGCAACCCAAGTCGTTGCAGAGTTTAGAAGATGGGGCCGGCGTCACAATGGTTTGCAAGTGCTAGCCCTAGTAGGCGGAATTCCAGGTCGTGAGCAAGCAGAAGCCCTAGATAAAGGTGTCCACATCGCTGTAGGCACTCCAGGTCGCGTGATGGATATGTTAGAGCGTGGTCGCATGGAATTAGATTCTCTAAAGACATTGGTTTTAGACGAAGCTGATAAAATGCTGGATATGGGTTTTGAAAACGAAATCAAAACCGTGATGAAGTTTGCTCCAGCTCAACGCCAAACAGTGTTCTTCTCAGCGACCTACCCTGATTCGATCCAAGCTTTAAGCAAACGTTATCAAAAAGATCCAAGATCTGTTGTGATAGATGAAGCTAAAGATGGGGCTGCGCAAATTGAACAAATTATTTATGAAACAACCCCAGATGATAAGCACAGCACTTTGATGCGCATCTTGCAGCAGCACCCTGCTGAAACCACTTTGGTTTTCTGCAATATGAAAAACACTGTGAGTGAATTAGCTCAAAGTATCGAAGAGCAAGGTGTCAGCTGCGCAGCTTTGCATGGTGATTTAGATCAAAGAGCCCGCGATCGTATTCTGGCTCTTTTCCGTAACGGCAGTTACCGCATTCTTATAGCAACGGACGTCGCAGCCCGAGGACTTGATATTGAAAACTTGGATCTTGTCGTAAATTATGACTTCCCGTTAACTCCAGACACCTATGTACACCGCATCGGCCGTACTGGCAGAGCAGGTCGTAAAGGTACCGCAGTAACAATGTGTTATGCAAAAGACACATTAAAGATCCTCGAGTTAGAAAAAGCCGCTGGCGCAAAATTCCTGCGTAAAAACCTAGGATTTAAAAATCAGCATGGCTTAGGAAAATCTTTTCAAGAAACGGCCATGAAGACCTTGGTTATTTCAGGTGGCCGTAAAGATAAACTTCGCCCTGGCGATATCTTAGGTGCCTTAACGGGTGACGCGGGATTGGAATCCTCTGACATCGGAAAAATCGAAATTCAAGATCGATTTGCCTATGTGGCGATCAACTCTAAAAAAGTCGACGACGCTTTAGAATATCTGCGCGGTGGAAAAATCAAAGGCAAAAAGTTTCCGGTGAAGCTTGCCAAGTAA
- a CDS encoding STAS domain-containing protein produces MEQKSFQYSFAQKNGMIVVSLSGEMNGFVLPALEACRHELFSKEDVRQVILFFQGVPEISSDAVPWIAQIQRDIRLRKAEVRLVALNSSCKERFIKMGVVRGTEVTEDLKSALMSFVKVAA; encoded by the coding sequence TTGGAGCAGAAGTCGTTTCAGTATTCCTTTGCCCAAAAAAATGGAATGATCGTTGTTTCTTTGTCAGGTGAAATGAATGGTTTTGTTTTACCCGCGTTAGAAGCTTGCCGGCACGAACTATTTTCTAAGGAAGATGTTCGTCAGGTCATTTTATTTTTTCAAGGTGTACCAGAAATCAGTTCTGATGCCGTACCATGGATTGCGCAAATACAAAGGGACATTCGCCTGCGTAAGGCCGAAGTTCGCCTGGTGGCGTTGAACTCAAGCTGCAAAGAAAGATTTATTAAAATGGGTGTGGTCCGCGGGACCGAGGTCACTGAAGACCTCAAGTCCGCTTTGATGAGTTTTGTGAAAGTGGCCGCTTAG